From the Nocardiopsis changdeensis genome, one window contains:
- a CDS encoding response regulator transcription factor, with amino-acid sequence MRVLVVEDERVLADAVAVGLRREAMAVDVVYDGDTALEHTAVNDYDVVVLDRDLPGTHGDDVARTLVGESYNGRILMLTASDTVQAKVEGLRLGADDYLAKPFHFPELVARVQALARRSTPPLPPVLERHGITLDPANHRVHREGREIALTPKEFAVLQVLMRAQGTVVSAEGLLEKAWDENADPFTNVVRVTVMTLRKKLGAPPVIQTVPGAGYRL; translated from the coding sequence TTGCGTGTACTCGTGGTCGAAGACGAGCGTGTCCTGGCCGACGCCGTCGCGGTGGGCCTGCGCCGCGAGGCCATGGCCGTGGACGTGGTCTATGACGGCGACACCGCCCTGGAGCACACCGCGGTCAACGACTACGACGTGGTCGTCCTGGACCGCGACCTGCCCGGCACCCACGGCGACGACGTCGCCCGCACCCTGGTCGGCGAGAGCTACAACGGGCGCATCCTGATGCTCACCGCCTCCGACACCGTCCAGGCCAAGGTCGAGGGCCTGCGCCTGGGCGCCGACGACTACCTGGCCAAGCCCTTCCACTTCCCCGAGCTGGTGGCCCGCGTGCAGGCGCTGGCCCGGCGCTCCACCCCGCCGCTGCCCCCGGTCCTGGAGCGGCACGGCATCACCCTCGACCCGGCCAACCACCGCGTCCACCGGGAGGGGCGCGAGATCGCCCTGACCCCCAAGGAGTTCGCGGTGCTCCAGGTCCTCATGCGCGCCCAGGGCACCGTGGTCAGCGCCGAGGGCCTGCTGGAGAAGGCCTGGGACGAGAACGCCGACCCCTTCACCAACGTCGTGCGCGTCACCGTCATGACCCTGCGCAAGAAGCTCGGCGCGCCCCCGGTCATCCAGACCGTGCCCGGCGCGGGGTACCGGCTGTGA
- a CDS encoding sensor histidine kinase gives MEPTRPGDTGTWRRLGAADPARAGAERSAASERVHRFADNLSLRARLTLIYGMLFFAAGSVLVLVNYLIVAVLLNALLSEDSAAELAAHGYLIEEVLTHVTRFSLLALLLVGLLAVALGYAVAGRALSPLQKITRIARRLSERDLHERIALSGPDDEIRELADTFDGMLERLDRAFDGQRRFVANASHELRTPLAINRTLLEVALSAPDVSPDLKSVGRTLLETNARHERLIDGLLFLAKSDRELEVRARVDLGEVAGTVLSQFASEVADSGLGLRKDLRPAVVVGDPVLLERLVANLVENALKYNVPDGEITVRSGLYEGLPAVQVENSGKVIPAYEIEGLFEPFRRGSGDRVGSGRSAGLGLSIVRSVVRAHEGVVTAWPRSGGGLVITVCLPVPSGETPERR, from the coding sequence GTGGAGCCCACCCGCCCGGGGGACACCGGCACCTGGCGCCGCCTGGGCGCGGCCGACCCGGCCCGTGCGGGGGCCGAGCGCTCGGCCGCCTCCGAGCGGGTCCACCGGTTCGCCGACAACCTCAGCCTGCGCGCCCGGCTCACCCTCATCTACGGGATGCTGTTCTTCGCCGCGGGCTCGGTGCTGGTCCTGGTCAACTACCTGATCGTGGCGGTCCTGCTCAACGCCCTGCTCAGCGAGGACAGCGCGGCCGAGCTGGCGGCGCACGGGTACCTCATCGAGGAGGTCCTCACCCACGTCACCCGGTTCTCGCTGCTCGCGCTGCTCCTGGTGGGGCTGCTCGCGGTGGCCCTGGGGTACGCGGTCGCGGGCCGGGCCCTGTCCCCGTTGCAGAAGATCACCCGCATCGCGCGCCGGCTCTCCGAACGCGACCTGCACGAGCGCATCGCCCTGTCCGGCCCCGACGACGAGATCCGCGAGCTGGCCGACACCTTCGACGGCATGCTCGAACGCCTGGACCGCGCCTTCGACGGCCAGCGCAGGTTCGTCGCCAACGCCTCCCACGAGCTGCGCACGCCCCTGGCGATCAACCGCACCCTGCTGGAGGTGGCGCTCAGCGCCCCGGACGTCTCCCCGGACCTGAAGTCCGTCGGCCGCACCCTGCTGGAGACCAACGCCCGCCACGAGCGCCTCATCGACGGCCTGCTCTTCCTCGCCAAGAGCGACCGCGAGCTGGAGGTGCGCGCCCGCGTCGACCTGGGGGAGGTGGCCGGCACGGTGCTCAGCCAGTTCGCCTCGGAGGTCGCCGACTCCGGGCTGGGGCTGCGCAAGGACCTGCGCCCGGCGGTGGTCGTCGGCGACCCGGTCCTGCTGGAGCGCCTGGTCGCCAACCTGGTGGAGAACGCCCTCAAGTACAACGTCCCCGACGGCGAGATCACCGTCCGCAGCGGCCTGTACGAGGGGCTCCCGGCCGTGCAGGTGGAGAACTCCGGCAAGGTGATCCCCGCCTACGAGATCGAGGGCCTCTTCGAACCGTTCCGCCGCGGCTCGGGCGACCGGGTGGGCTCGGGCCGCAGCGCCGGGCTGGGCCTGTCCATCGTCCGCTCGGTGGTGCGCGCCCACGAGGGCGTGGTCACCGCGTGGCCGCGCTCGGGCGGCGGACTGGTGATCACCGTCTGCCTTCCCGTCCCGTCGGGCGAGACGCCCGAGCGGCGCTGA
- a CDS encoding inositol monophosphatase family protein — translation MTGIHTTPDPRALRDLAVRVATEAGGLAAEGQAGVTVLDTKSSPTDVVTKMDRATEELIRSRLLAVRPDDAILGEEGGEAGGDGGSGVRWVVDPIDGTVNYLYGQPDWGVAIAAEVDGVVVAAAVNVPRRGELYEAVLGEGSRCNGEPLQAPPAVPLEQALVATGFGYFPERRVQQARVLVEVVPHIRDIRRGGSAAVDLTGLAAGRANAFYERGLNPWDWAAPGLIASEAGIRVGGLHGGPPANDLVIAARPELYDALDALLAPLGADRD, via the coding sequence GTGACCGGTATCCACACCACACCCGACCCGAGGGCCCTGCGCGACCTGGCCGTGCGGGTGGCGACCGAGGCGGGCGGGCTCGCGGCCGAGGGGCAGGCGGGAGTCACCGTGCTCGACACCAAGTCGAGCCCCACCGACGTCGTCACGAAGATGGACCGGGCCACCGAGGAGCTCATCCGCTCCCGGCTGCTGGCGGTCCGCCCCGACGACGCGATCCTGGGCGAGGAGGGCGGTGAGGCGGGCGGCGACGGCGGCAGCGGGGTGCGCTGGGTGGTCGACCCCATCGACGGCACCGTCAACTACCTGTACGGACAGCCCGACTGGGGCGTGGCCATCGCCGCCGAGGTCGACGGCGTGGTGGTCGCGGCCGCGGTGAACGTGCCGCGGCGCGGCGAGCTGTACGAGGCCGTGCTGGGCGAGGGCTCGCGGTGCAACGGCGAACCGCTCCAGGCCCCGCCGGCGGTCCCCCTGGAACAGGCGCTGGTGGCCACCGGCTTCGGCTACTTCCCCGAGCGCCGCGTGCAGCAGGCACGCGTGCTGGTGGAGGTCGTCCCGCACATCCGCGACATCCGCCGCGGCGGCTCGGCCGCCGTCGACCTCACCGGGCTGGCGGCGGGGCGGGCCAACGCGTTCTACGAGCGCGGACTGAACCCGTGGGACTGGGCCGCGCCCGGCCTGATCGCCTCGGAGGCGGGGATCCGGGTGGGCGGCCTGCACGGCGGCCCGCCCGCCAACGACCTGGTCATCGCGGCGCGCCCGGAGCTGTACGACGCCCTGGACGCCCTGCTGGCGCCGCTGGGCGCCGACCGCGACTGA
- a CDS encoding PucR family transcriptional regulator, which produces MTRHKSGGVPMIGGRPAHTWIAPGDPALVDEVIASFTATNPDHHGDGARSLAPDIRWVVEHNLRLCVSVLRRADGEAGDTLGPDDAELLAASAARRAAEGASLESLLDAYHRGFSAVWDRLHTRAGPGDLDALARVAALFIAHLGRITTVVARGYLDEREHISGDEQGARFALYSALVSGADPGTAARRAGVPLPDSYLVLSLSPTAPPAQERGVSEEVARRRRAHRLRRELEAYADGPVLALLGGGGGTALVPLPADADGAPGAAELVARLGGAAGAPVTAGGAVGPPERVPDLLALADELQSLARALDRPAGLYMLDDLLFEYQATRPGAARALLAALLDPLAGHPDLYRTLEEYLGSDGDRRGTAARLHVHPNTVDYRLGRAAALLGLDLSRESHRSLAAMALAARRVDASR; this is translated from the coding sequence GTGACCCGTCACAAATCCGGGGGCGTGCCGATGATCGGCGGGCGCCCGGCGCACACCTGGATCGCCCCCGGCGACCCCGCGCTGGTCGACGAGGTCATCGCGTCCTTCACCGCCACCAACCCCGACCACCACGGCGACGGGGCGCGGTCCCTCGCCCCCGACATCCGCTGGGTGGTCGAGCACAACCTGCGCCTGTGCGTCTCCGTGCTGCGCCGTGCCGACGGGGAGGCCGGGGACACCCTCGGCCCCGACGACGCCGAACTGCTGGCCGCCTCGGCGGCCCGCCGCGCGGCCGAGGGCGCGAGCCTGGAGTCCCTGCTGGACGCCTACCACCGGGGCTTCTCCGCCGTCTGGGACCGTCTGCACACCCGGGCCGGCCCCGGCGATCTCGACGCGCTCGCCCGGGTGGCCGCCCTGTTCATCGCCCACCTGGGCCGGATCACCACCGTGGTCGCCCGCGGCTACCTGGACGAGCGCGAGCACATCTCGGGCGATGAGCAGGGCGCCCGCTTCGCCCTCTACTCGGCCCTGGTCTCGGGCGCCGACCCCGGCACGGCCGCCCGCCGGGCCGGGGTGCCGCTGCCCGACTCCTACCTGGTGCTGAGCCTGTCCCCGACGGCTCCCCCGGCACAGGAGCGGGGGGTGAGCGAGGAGGTGGCGCGCCGCCGCCGGGCCCACCGCCTGCGGCGGGAGCTGGAGGCCTACGCAGACGGCCCGGTGCTGGCCCTGCTGGGCGGGGGCGGCGGGACGGCGCTGGTGCCGCTGCCCGCCGACGCGGACGGCGCCCCCGGGGCGGCGGAACTGGTCGCCCGGCTGGGCGGGGCCGCGGGGGCGCCGGTCACCGCGGGCGGGGCGGTCGGCCCGCCGGAACGGGTGCCCGACCTGCTGGCGCTGGCCGACGAGCTGCAGTCCCTGGCCCGCGCGCTGGACCGGCCCGCGGGGCTGTACATGCTCGACGACCTGCTGTTCGAGTACCAGGCGACCCGGCCGGGCGCGGCCCGCGCCCTGCTGGCGGCGCTGCTGGACCCCCTGGCCGGGCACCCGGACCTGTACCGGACCCTGGAGGAGTACCTGGGGTCGGACGGGGACCGGCGGGGGACCGCGGCGCGGCTGCACGTCCACCCCAACACCGTGGACTACCGCCTGGGGCGCGCGGCCGCGCTGCTGGGCCTGGACCTGTCCCGGGAGTCCCACCGGTCGCTGGCGGCCATGGCCCTGGCGGCCCGCCGCGTGGACGCGTCCCGCTGA
- a CDS encoding ferrochelatase, whose product MRPYDAFLLISFGGPEGEDEVIPFLENVTRGRNIPRERLAEVGEHYFLFGGVSPINQQCRDLLAAVTDGFAADGIDLPIYWGNRFWAPMLADTLERMRDDGVRRVLALPTSAYCNWSSRTAYLEDIDRARAALGEDAPEVDLIRPFYDHPGFVEPLVEHTRAALDALPAQQREGAHLLFSAHSIPTKMAEESGGPELGFGPEGAYGSQLAKVARLVVDRLDREYPFEVVYQSRSGPPSQPWLEPDVNDRMEELAREGVPAVVVVPHGFVSDHMEVKFDLDVEARQTAEKLGIGYERALSPGTHPAFVAMVSDLVREYTEGREPQRLSTVPRCAGCHCRD is encoded by the coding sequence ATGAGGCCTTACGACGCGTTTCTGCTGATCTCCTTCGGCGGCCCGGAGGGCGAGGACGAGGTCATCCCGTTCCTGGAGAACGTCACGCGCGGACGCAACATCCCGCGTGAGCGGCTCGCGGAGGTCGGTGAGCACTACTTCCTCTTCGGAGGGGTGAGCCCGATCAACCAACAGTGCCGCGACCTCCTCGCCGCCGTCACCGACGGGTTCGCCGCCGACGGCATCGACCTGCCGATCTACTGGGGCAACCGGTTCTGGGCCCCGATGCTCGCCGACACCCTGGAGCGGATGCGGGACGACGGGGTGCGGCGCGTACTGGCGCTGCCCACCTCCGCCTACTGCAACTGGTCGAGCCGCACCGCCTACCTGGAGGACATCGACCGCGCCCGCGCCGCACTGGGCGAGGACGCACCCGAGGTCGACCTCATCCGCCCCTTCTACGACCACCCCGGGTTCGTCGAGCCGCTGGTCGAGCACACCCGCGCCGCCCTGGACGCGCTGCCCGCACAGCAGCGCGAGGGCGCCCACCTGCTGTTCTCCGCGCACTCCATCCCCACCAAGATGGCCGAGGAGAGCGGCGGCCCCGAGCTGGGCTTCGGCCCCGAGGGCGCCTACGGCTCCCAGCTCGCGAAGGTGGCCCGCCTGGTCGTGGACCGCCTCGACCGCGAGTACCCCTTCGAGGTCGTCTACCAGAGCCGCAGCGGCCCTCCCAGCCAGCCCTGGCTGGAGCCCGACGTCAACGACCGCATGGAGGAGCTCGCCCGCGAGGGGGTGCCCGCCGTCGTCGTCGTCCCGCACGGGTTCGTCTCCGACCACATGGAGGTCAAGTTCGACCTCGACGTGGAGGCCCGGCAGACCGCCGAGAAGCTGGGCATCGGGTACGAGCGCGCGCTCAGCCCCGGCACCCACCCGGCGTTCGTCGCCATGGTCTCGGACCTGGTCCGCGAGTACACCGAGGGCCGCGAACCGCAGCGCCTGAGCACGGTGCCCCGGTGCGCGGGCTGCCACTGCCGCGACTGA
- a CDS encoding DUF4193 domain-containing protein, which yields MATDYDSPRKTDEDINEDSLQELQARRVDKGTGTIDIDPDEVAEGMELPGADLSGEELAVRVLPRQADEFTCSRCFLVHHRSQLAEQRAGQLVCKECA from the coding sequence ATGGCCACCGACTACGACAGCCCGCGCAAGACTGACGAGGACATCAACGAGGACAGCCTTCAGGAGCTGCAGGCTCGGCGCGTGGACAAGGGCACCGGCACGATCGACATCGACCCCGACGAGGTCGCGGAGGGCATGGAACTGCCCGGTGCCGACCTGTCGGGCGAGGAACTCGCCGTCCGGGTGCTGCCGCGTCAGGCCGACGAGTTCACCTGCTCGCGCTGCTTCCTGGTGCACCACCGCAGCCAGCTCGCCGAGCAGCGGGCCGGGCAGCTGGTCTGCAAGGAATGCGCCTGA
- a CDS encoding GNAT family N-acetyltransferase, which translates to MSGGVVLRRAGAADAEAMAGVWLRSFAAALPTVRRAHGDDAVRAWFAQVVVPGRECWVCTADERVVGLLVLDGDALDQLYLDPEWRGRGLGDRLVRLAQRRRPGGLELWTFRVNGPARRFYERHGFTAAEETDGSRNEEREPDVRYVWRP; encoded by the coding sequence ATGAGCGGCGGGGTGGTGCTGAGGCGTGCGGGGGCCGCCGACGCGGAGGCCATGGCGGGGGTGTGGCTGCGCTCCTTCGCCGCGGCCCTGCCCACGGTGCGCCGCGCGCACGGGGACGACGCGGTACGCGCCTGGTTCGCGCAGGTGGTGGTGCCCGGGCGGGAGTGCTGGGTCTGCACCGCGGACGAGCGGGTCGTGGGGCTCCTGGTCCTGGACGGCGACGCGCTGGACCAGCTCTACCTGGACCCCGAGTGGCGGGGCCGGGGCCTGGGCGACCGGCTGGTGCGCCTGGCGCAGCGGCGCCGCCCCGGGGGCCTGGAGCTGTGGACGTTCCGGGTCAACGGGCCCGCGCGGCGCTTCTACGAGAGGCACGGCTTCACGGCCGCGGAGGAGACCGACGGATCGCGCAACGAGGAGCGCGAACCCGACGTGCGGTACGTCTGGCGCCCCTGA
- a CDS encoding D-arabinono-1,4-lactone oxidase, protein MTDVLWHTWADTYRARPKRTASPNSTAEVAAAVASAAQEGLRVRMVGSGHSFTDVAVTDGLLLSPTSLTGVRSVDPAAGTATVEAGLPLCDFNDALAAHGVALANMGDIAVQTVAGAVQTGTHGTGRDAGGLASQVVGLEIVLADGSVVECSAEREPELFHAARVGLGAFGVVTALTMAVRPAFLLHAREEPMPLDEVLERLPELRAGNDHFEFYWFPHTGNTNTKRNNITDGPARPLSRFKEWLDDDFLSNTLFEGVNRVCRRFPGAVPAVNQVSSRALSARSYTDVSHKVFTSVRDVRFVEMEYAIPAEHLVDVLREARRIVDAGDHRVSFPVEVRFAPADDVWLSTAYGRDSAYVAVHMYKGTPYEAYFADLEAVFTSVGGRPHWGKMHTRDRSYLEAVYPRLGDALAVRDRVDPLRRFGNDYLDRVFG, encoded by the coding sequence ATGACAGATGTGTTGTGGCACACATGGGCGGACACCTACCGGGCCCGTCCCAAGCGGACGGCCTCCCCCAACAGCACCGCCGAGGTCGCGGCGGCCGTGGCCTCCGCCGCGCAGGAGGGCCTGCGGGTCCGCATGGTCGGGTCGGGGCACTCCTTCACCGACGTGGCCGTCACCGACGGGCTCCTGCTCTCCCCCACCTCGCTGACGGGGGTGCGCTCGGTCGATCCGGCCGCGGGCACCGCCACGGTCGAGGCCGGGCTGCCCCTGTGCGACTTCAACGACGCACTGGCGGCGCACGGGGTGGCGCTCGCCAACATGGGCGACATCGCGGTGCAGACGGTGGCCGGAGCGGTGCAGACCGGCACGCACGGCACCGGCCGGGACGCGGGCGGGCTGGCGAGCCAGGTGGTCGGCCTGGAGATCGTGCTCGCCGACGGCTCCGTGGTGGAGTGCTCGGCGGAGCGCGAGCCCGAGCTGTTCCACGCCGCCCGGGTGGGCCTGGGCGCGTTCGGCGTGGTGACGGCGCTGACGATGGCGGTGCGCCCGGCGTTCCTGCTGCACGCGCGGGAGGAGCCCATGCCCCTGGACGAGGTGCTGGAGCGGCTGCCGGAGCTGCGGGCCGGCAACGACCACTTCGAGTTCTACTGGTTCCCCCACACCGGCAACACCAACACCAAGCGCAACAACATCACCGACGGTCCGGCGCGGCCGCTGTCGCGGTTCAAGGAGTGGCTGGACGACGACTTCCTGTCCAACACCCTGTTCGAGGGCGTCAACCGGGTGTGCCGCCGCTTCCCCGGCGCGGTCCCGGCCGTGAACCAGGTCAGCTCGCGGGCGCTGTCCGCCCGCTCCTACACCGACGTGTCGCACAAGGTGTTCACGTCCGTGCGGGACGTGCGGTTCGTGGAGATGGAGTACGCGATCCCCGCCGAGCACCTGGTGGACGTGCTGCGCGAGGCGCGCCGGATCGTGGACGCGGGCGACCACCGGGTGAGCTTCCCGGTGGAGGTGCGGTTCGCCCCGGCCGACGACGTGTGGCTGTCGACGGCCTACGGGCGCGACAGCGCCTACGTGGCGGTGCACATGTACAAGGGGACGCCGTACGAGGCGTACTTCGCCGACCTGGAGGCGGTGTTCACCTCGGTGGGCGGCCGGCCCCACTGGGGCAAGATGCACACCCGCGACCGCTCCTACCTGGAGGCGGTGTACCCGCGCCTGGGCGACGCCCTGGCGGTGCGCGACCGGGTGGACCCGCTGCGGCGGTTCGGCAACGACTACCTGGACCGCGTCTTCGGCTGA
- a CDS encoding VOC family protein has translation MDLKTHDVGATAGFLAALLGWECAVAREDPRRATSVYAEGVRIGGVSDLSRPPYPPGLPAHVAYYVAVDDADGRTAAAEAAGARVVVEPFDAGGLGRVATLVDPVGAAVSLWEGRSFRGWTRPRNMLLTCAEPERAADFYTRVLGGVPRGASIARGDAAPAWELVLADRDPAALAGPARERGGSVVREDGVARLRSAEGLSFVLGAPGTARSAV, from the coding sequence ATGGATCTCAAGACGCACGACGTCGGGGCGACGGCGGGGTTCCTCGCGGCCCTGCTCGGCTGGGAGTGCGCCGTGGCCCGGGAGGACCCCCGCCGGGCGACGTCGGTGTACGCGGAGGGGGTGCGGATCGGCGGTGTGAGCGACCTGTCCCGGCCGCCGTACCCGCCGGGCCTGCCCGCCCACGTCGCCTACTACGTGGCGGTCGACGACGCCGACGGGCGCACGGCGGCGGCCGAGGCCGCGGGGGCGCGGGTGGTCGTCGAGCCGTTCGACGCGGGCGGCCTGGGGCGCGTGGCCACGCTGGTGGACCCCGTGGGCGCGGCGGTGTCCCTGTGGGAGGGACGCTCCTTCCGGGGGTGGACCCGGCCCCGGAACATGCTGCTCACCTGCGCCGAGCCGGAGCGGGCGGCGGACTTCTACACCCGCGTCCTGGGCGGGGTGCCGCGCGGGGCGTCGATCGCGCGCGGGGACGCCGCGCCCGCCTGGGAACTCGTGCTCGCCGATCGGGACCCCGCGGCCCTGGCCGGCCCCGCCCGCGAACGGGGCGGCTCGGTCGTGCGGGAGGACGGCGTGGCCCGCCTGCGCTCCGCCGAGGGGCTGTCCTTCGTGCTCGGCGCTCCCGGCACCGCTCGGAGCGCGGTATGA
- a CDS encoding DUF4235 domain-containing protein yields the protein MAKKDGGEVTPVLLGFVAGFAAEFVMRKALTFAWTRATGEEPPTDLESPDVSLGRALGWAVVAGVGVEVARVLAVRTARKGLQRTAPEVLEA from the coding sequence ATGGCTAAGAAGGACGGCGGTGAGGTCACCCCGGTCCTGTTGGGCTTCGTGGCCGGGTTCGCGGCCGAGTTCGTCATGCGCAAGGCGCTGACCTTCGCGTGGACCCGTGCGACCGGCGAGGAGCCGCCCACGGACCTGGAATCCCCGGACGTGAGCCTGGGCCGCGCCCTGGGCTGGGCGGTCGTCGCCGGCGTCGGCGTCGAGGTGGCCCGTGTCCTGGCCGTGCGCACCGCCCGCAAGGGCCTGCAGCGTACGGCCCCCGAGGTCCTGGAGGCCTGA
- a CDS encoding alpha/beta hydrolase family protein gives MVRSWYELPEYVRLKRVNGLRLSPDGTRLVAPVSGIAPDAKTFHSALWEIDVRPEAEGGTAPHRLTRSAKGESSAGFLPDGSVLFTSARPDPDAEPEEKPKAALWLLPAGGGEARRVASRPGGIGAFTIARDAGLIAFASATLPGSQDGEDEAEARKARADAGVTAILHESLPVRYWDHDLGPDHPRYFAATPPAGPEDGLGEPRDLTPDAGKALINAQGSLTPDGTALITTWDVPVGKGGHRSVLVSVDTATGERTSLLSREGYDLGSPLVSPDGRRVAYSLGFEGDYDGEPRDYQLWVLDRETGETSPVHPGLELWARDFAWSADSGSLFIAADENGRRPVFRADLGSGEVVRITGDDGAYSELNPSPDGRYVYALRDAWDAPPAPVRLDAAAVDGGPAYLRTPGSELTMPGTLTEIETTADDGTRIRSWLVLPEEASADAPAPLVLWVHGGPYMSFNGWSWRWNPWILAARGYAVLLPDPALSTGYGQDMLRRAWGKWGPRVFADVMAITDAAEAREDIDAERTAMMGGSFGGYMANWIAGHTDRFKAIVSHASLWGLDGFNATTDYPPVWEHEFGTPLEQPERYLLNSPHLHAPNITTPMLVIHGDKDYRVPIGEGLRLWRDLQLYGVESKFLYFPDENHWILTPGNAQVWYETVFAFLDHHVHGKEWARPEHL, from the coding sequence TTGGTCCGTTCCTGGTACGAACTGCCGGAATACGTCCGACTGAAGCGGGTCAACGGGCTGCGCCTGTCCCCCGACGGAACCCGTCTGGTCGCCCCCGTCAGCGGTATCGCACCCGATGCCAAGACCTTCCACAGCGCCCTGTGGGAGATCGACGTCCGCCCCGAGGCCGAGGGCGGGACCGCCCCGCACCGCCTCACCCGCAGCGCCAAGGGCGAGAGCTCGGCGGGCTTCCTGCCCGACGGCTCGGTCCTGTTCACCAGCGCCCGACCCGACCCCGACGCCGAACCGGAGGAGAAGCCCAAGGCCGCCCTGTGGCTGCTGCCGGCCGGAGGCGGCGAGGCCCGCCGCGTGGCCTCCCGGCCCGGCGGCATCGGCGCCTTCACCATCGCCCGGGACGCGGGCCTGATCGCCTTCGCCTCGGCGACCCTGCCCGGGAGCCAGGACGGGGAGGACGAGGCGGAGGCGCGCAAGGCCCGTGCGGACGCGGGTGTCACCGCGATCCTGCACGAGTCCCTCCCCGTCCGTTACTGGGACCACGACCTGGGGCCCGACCACCCGCGCTACTTCGCCGCGACCCCGCCCGCAGGGCCCGAGGACGGCCTCGGCGAGCCCCGCGACCTCACCCCGGACGCGGGCAAGGCCCTGATCAACGCCCAGGGCTCCCTCACCCCGGACGGCACGGCCCTCATCACCACGTGGGACGTGCCCGTCGGCAAGGGAGGACACCGCAGCGTCCTGGTCTCCGTCGACACCGCCACCGGCGAGCGCACCAGCCTCCTCAGCCGGGAGGGGTACGACCTGGGCTCCCCGCTGGTCTCCCCGGACGGCCGCCGCGTCGCCTACTCGCTCGGCTTCGAGGGCGACTACGACGGCGAGCCCCGCGACTACCAGCTGTGGGTACTGGACCGCGAGACCGGCGAGACCTCCCCGGTCCACCCGGGCCTGGAGCTGTGGGCCCGGGACTTCGCCTGGTCGGCCGACTCCGGGTCGCTGTTCATCGCCGCCGACGAGAACGGCCGCCGCCCGGTCTTCCGCGCCGACCTGGGCTCGGGCGAGGTGGTCCGCATCACCGGCGACGACGGCGCCTACAGCGAGCTCAACCCGTCCCCGGACGGCCGGTACGTGTACGCGCTGCGCGACGCCTGGGACGCCCCGCCCGCGCCGGTGCGCCTGGACGCCGCCGCCGTCGACGGCGGGCCCGCGTACCTGCGCACGCCGGGCTCGGAGCTCACCATGCCGGGCACCCTCACCGAGATCGAGACGACCGCCGACGACGGCACCCGGATCCGCTCCTGGCTGGTCCTGCCCGAGGAGGCGTCCGCCGACGCCCCGGCCCCGCTGGTGCTGTGGGTGCACGGCGGCCCGTACATGAGCTTCAACGGCTGGTCGTGGCGGTGGAACCCGTGGATCCTCGCGGCCCGCGGCTACGCCGTCCTGCTCCCGGACCCGGCCCTGTCCACCGGGTACGGCCAGGACATGCTGCGCCGCGCCTGGGGCAAGTGGGGGCCGCGCGTGTTCGCGGACGTCATGGCGATCACCGACGCCGCCGAGGCCCGCGAGGACATCGACGCCGAGCGCACCGCCATGATGGGCGGCTCCTTCGGCGGCTACATGGCCAACTGGATCGCGGGGCACACCGACCGCTTCAAGGCCATCGTCTCCCACGCCTCCCTGTGGGGCCTGGACGGCTTCAACGCCACCACCGACTACCCGCCGGTGTGGGAGCACGAGTTCGGCACCCCGCTGGAGCAGCCGGAGCGCTACCTGCTCAACTCGCCGCACCTGCACGCGCCGAACATCACCACGCCGATGCTGGTGATCCACGGGGACAAGGACTACCGCGTCCCCATCGGCGAGGGGCTGCGCCTGTGGCGCGACCTCCAGCTGTACGGGGTGGAGTCCAAGTTCCTGTACTTCCCGGACGAGAACCACTGGATCCTCACGCCGGGCAACGCGCAGGTCTGGTACGAGACGGTCTTCGCGTTCCTCGACCACCACGTCCACGGCAAGGAATGGGCCAGGCCCGAGCACCTCTGA